The Cygnus olor isolate bCygOlo1 chromosome 13, bCygOlo1.pri.v2, whole genome shotgun sequence DNA segment tGAAAATTACCGTGGTGTCTCAGTTGAAAGTGCACGTCTTTTATTCAGTAACAATGCTTTATACTGAATGAGGAGATAGAAGGGATTTGCTTTATCAATTTCAATCAATGTAGGTAAACACAAGAAGCAATTACAGAATTGGTGTATTTATTTGTTGACTGTTGTGACAACATTGATAAAACACTGGAAATTTACACTGAAAGAAATTTAGAGTTCCTGCACCCTTAGattaacacaaataaatacTTCCTCACCCTCAGCCCTTAATTGAAAGGGCTGCCTCTTGGGAAAAGGGTACTTACAGTACAGAACTGTCTAGAGACTGACAGAGGGGGGagttttgtcttcttttctttaatctgtAAATTTTGCATAGAGAAAAAACACCCTTGGTATGTCATAGCAGTgcaactgaaacattttatgtGGTCAACAAATACAATTTACAGTAATGAAAATCTACTGAAGTACTAAAAAGGAGACTTAAGAGGGGCATGAATGTTCTCCGAAACAGTCAGAAAATAACTCTGTTGAGAAAATaagggtttgttgttgttttttgtttaagatAAAAGCAATAGATGGACAGTACTTTGAGTAGCAACCATTTGTTATTCATGATCCTGAAAAGGCACTCAACATCTGAACATGCGAAGAGACAGCTGATGAAGTCTGGCAAAGCCCGTAGGAGTCACCAACACTGAACACTGGGGAAAACCAATCTACCATgaacaattactttttttttttaattacaatttattAGAGCAGAAGTTACAAACATGGGTAAGATGCTATAAAAGAAAGGCAACATCATCACATTAATTTAGTATATTGACATGTAATAAATTAAGCATactaaaatgaaagctgaaataatcAGTGTATTGTACTTAGAACCGATCCTCTATATCTTGCTAAGGGACTTTGTCCAAGAGCAATTGTGTCTGTCTTCTAAATATAGCCAGCTGAGTAAATATGGATATAACTCAAGCTCCTAGACTGCGTTTTCACATTTTTACCTCCATGCAGCAGAAATTTAACAACATTAGACAATTCCTCTGGAATTTTCTGTAAGCTAACTTGTACTAAATAGCTGTCTCACTGCATGTGCCTTCAAAAGGGCAAGGTTTTGAAATCTTGTGAACAAATTTTCAGCCTGCACGTGTGTGAGCTGTCAGCATGCTGACAATCGTTGTCCTTTTACTGTCCAACATTCAGAGCTCTGCTTAGATCATCATTCAGATTTCCGAAGCACTATATTTAACAAAAGCTTTGTGAAATCCCTTCTCCTAAAGAcaagttttcagaaacactttcaGAAGATAGGATATTTTCATATTTGGGAAGCTGTTATTCCCCACAACTGAGAACACAGGTCCCCCACTCCTTCCAGTCCCATCGTTTTAACAATCTGATTGAGGAGGCACTTTGTATGTTTGCTCTAAGATTTACATATCTCcatgtggggttttgtttgtttgtttgttttccacagacTCGTTACTACTAAATACTGTAACTTTGACATTTACGTGGCTGCCTACCTTTAATCAGACTAAGTCTGAGATCTCAATCTGTAAACCTTCGAATTCTTAGCAACTGGTCCATACAAGTTTGTTTGGCCCTAGGGAAAATTTTGGTCCTCTTatccaaaaagcaaataaaaattctggTTTTGTGGCTAACTACACCACTTAGATTATTCGGACTGAAGGAATTATCTAAGCAAAAAAAGCCCCAGTATTTCCAATAACTTTTAACGACTAAAGGGCTTTCTTCTCCCACTTCTACACAGAAGCTTAAGAGCTATTATATTAGTAGCTGTTCAGCATCCtcttctgggctctgctccacAGAAAGAATCTGAGCAGGGGTTTGTCTGAATTATCtcaagaggaaagagagggCATCCTCTGACATCTGCATCCATCTCTCTTCTCAACATTAATTTCCTCTCATCTCCTGTAGATAAGTATATGAAAAAGTTACTTGAAATGACTttgttggggggaaaaaaaggtacagGGAGGCAGCTGTTTGGTGGCTGCTAGTAAACTTGAAAGCACAGTGAATTGAGAAAGGGCTGTCAGTAACAATATCCAGAAATGTAGCAATCGCGTATAGAAATCAGACGATCACATACATATTAAAATCACTCACTTCAGACAGTATCTCCCACCCAGATGTACCACATACTGAGCTGCCTAACAACTTTTTGGTGCGTGTCTAGAGCATGTTGGGTTGTTAGCATGCATGTTGTTATTAAAGGCACAACCACCTATCTGCTAATGCACGAGGGAAACTTTGCTACCTGATTAAGAGACAAATACTACTCTCCAACTTCAGCTGCTCGTAGTGTTTCTGAGCTGAACCAACAAAACCCTTAATGGCAGAGaagtcagtttttaaaaagtacaaatatggtacaaaaaaacaaaaacaaaacacttaccCATTCATCACTTTAAGAAGAACTGCAGCAACTAACCTCACCTGCCAGAGACTTAAGACTATCAAACTCACTCATTTCAGCTCCGGTTTACCTCTTTCTCACCTGGGCTCTGGAGAGTCTCTTGAAGTGGCGAGCCATCAGAAGTGGTAATGTCTGGTGCTGCCACAGCCGTGTGAAGAGTCTTGAATTTCACTTTGTTGTGGAAtgctttattacattttctttgtatctttCTAAGTGACTCCAGCTGTATGCAACTGTCCACCTCTGAAAAGCCACACTCATCAGATAAAAGAttagaagaaagcttttttctctttttcttcattttgcgagtatttctctcctcttccctggaTTGTCTCTCACTTTTCTGTCCTTCATGTCTTAACTTACTACTAGACCTCTTGCATGACTTTTTAAGCTTCTGTTCACACTGCCTTGCCAAGCCCTCAAGGGCGGAATTAGAACAGAAGTCacatttcctgctttccttttcttgaccTTCCAGAGTTACATTTTTAAGATAAACCAGtaattttctctccctctttcttgtAGGCAAGCACCCTTTATCATAATTGCTGTACATTTCTTCACAccttctttctgttctcttcattGCACCGCCACACGCCTCACTAAAGTACTCGGAATCACTGATCTCTTCCAACAAATCCTTTAATTTGCAAGCGGATCTACATATTTTGTATGGTATGGTAACTTCATTTCTACCATCTTCTTGATTGAGCTCCTTATCATGAGTAACGGTAGTGCAATCCAAAGAATGATTCAGTCCAGCATATGGTAAGCAATCAACAGAGAGTGTCTCATTCCTCTGTACTTGCAACTTTTTTGCTAGCTGACTTGCATAGGCCTTGTTTTTCAACACTGTGTCTGTTGATTCCAATTTCCCAACTGTGATCACCAGTCTATAATTATCATCACTAATAAAATTTCTCTTGTTGAGGTTTTGTACAAGACTCACTTCTCTGAAATGCTGGCCGTGTTTGTTACTCAAGCTGATGTGGAAACCACTATCATCATCAGACACCACTCTCTTCCACCAGGACTTGTTTGCAGAATTTTTTGGCTCTAAGCAAACACGTGCATAGCTTGGTGTCTGGtagtaatttaataaataattaatgaatTCATCAGTCTCATAAaccttttgctttctgcaacCATCCTCAGACACTGTCTGCGTGTGAACTACATTCAATGTTGGGCAGTCCCTTCCATCCAGAGATTTGATGACCTTGCAGTCTTGGGTAACTGTAATCAGCAAAGATCCACAGCCAAAGGAGTTGTGCACATCTCTGCCAGTCAATCTGTCAGAACTCAGGGCTGTACTGGGGTCATTTAAAATTGTCCTGACTATATGAGAAGTAGACGCATGGAACTTAGTCACATCTCCTTCCTCACTAGataagctgctgcttttttgggTTAATTGACACTTAAACTCCTCCTTATGCTTCAACTCTTTTTGCGTATTACAACGAGAGTTAATCTGTTCCTGATGAACGTCTTTTAATGctctttcagaaaaggaatCGTCCTTCCTTACGCCCAGTGAAGGATCCACTTTTTGACTTGCCAACTGTACAAAAtccttcaaataaaaatcaggaaaatgatTATGTACATTTATTGAGCGTAAAGAACAGTAAAGACTGCTAAACTGCAAACTCATAAATATGCAGTTGTACATTCAGAAGAATTATACAGGTGAGGGATAAATTTGGCTTCATGCAGAGCTTGATCATAAAATCTCACTACTGCTAATCTAAAACTAACAATACTTCATTGTTTCAGAATGCTGCATTCTCAAATAGGACAGTTAATCTTTCAACCAATTCATCTATCTCACTACAACTGCACAAGAAAAcgtttattctgttttattaaagcGTCACAATCAGTCTTGTATGCAACAGAAAAGTTGCAAGACATTTGTAGATATAGTAAAGTAATTGTTCTAAATATTCTATGTAGTTTTTATGGGTCCAAATACAACCAATCTAAAGCCTTCCAAgtgaaaccaagaaaaaagTTTAACTTAACTTAACTTTTCCatgaaaccaagaaaaaagTTTAACTCATTAATTTCACAATTAAGAAGGTCAATATAAGACATTATGGGGCCCTACAAATTCACACAGAATGGCAACTGTAGCCTCTGACTTCAACTCTTAGTGATAGTGCTTTAGAATCAATCTTTTTCCCCAATCTTAAGGATTGGGGAAAAACATACTTGTTAAAAGATGCAAGCAAATTTTTACGTAGCaaatagtgaagaaaaaatcacGTTAGCACTCCTTAGATTTCAAACTTTTTTGTTAATCCCAAAGCACTAAAATAAGCCTCTAAACataatttctctgcaaaacacTCCAATTTTTATCAGTCCTCTGCTTTCTCAAGACATTAGCTCAATCAAACAAAACTGATAGCTTAGTGTTGGCCCCAACAGAGAAGCtattagaaatgaaagcagcataATCCATATCAATTTAATTCTTTCACTTGCAGACTTGAGACCAAAATAAGCAGAGACATCTTCCTTTGTATTCCCTAACCTCCCTGTTTGCAATGTTGGATCAAGTCTAAGAGATTGATGTGGTCCTTCCAGCCTATTTTTACACAGTAAAGACAAGGcctcaaacaaacaaagacaaagTTTCTGGGTAGGATCACACTACCTTTGGGTAGGGCAAACTGTCTAAGGGCAAATTGTCACAAGACTTGGACCTCAGGCCTTCTTAGTCACTCTCAAGGCATTCTTTTGAGCAGCATCAAGACA contains these protein-coding regions:
- the LOC121077228 gene encoding A-kinase anchor protein 17B-like; this translates as MPEWEERKSLLAQRRVESVRLLTVLLNRVKDFVQLASQKVDPSLGVRKDDSFSERALKDVHQEQINSRCNTQKELKHKEEFKCQLTQKSSSLSSEEGDVTKFHASTSHIVRTILNDPSTALSSDRLTGRDVHNSFGCGSLLITVTQDCKVIKSLDGRDCPTLNVVHTQTVSEDGCRKQKVYETDEFINYLLNYYQTPSYARVCLEPKNSANKSWWKRVVSDDDSGFHISLSNKHGQHFREVSLVQNLNKRNFISDDNYRLVITVGKLESTDTVLKNKAYASQLAKKLQVQRNETLSVDCLPYAGLNHSLDCTTVTHDKELNQEDGRNEVTIPYKICRSACKLKDLLEEISDSEYFSEACGGAMKRTERRCEEMYSNYDKGCLPTRKRERKLLVYLKNVTLEGQEKESRKCDFCSNSALEGLARQCEQKLKKSCKRSSSKLRHEGQKSERQSREEERNTRKMKKKRKKLSSNLLSDECGFSEVDSCIQLESLRKIQRKCNKAFHNKVKFKTLHTAVAAPDITTSDGSPLQETLQSPGDERKLMLRREMDADVRGCPLFPLEIIQTNPCSDSFCGAEPRRGC